In Paeniglutamicibacter kerguelensis, one genomic interval encodes:
- a CDS encoding 3-oxoacyl-ACP reductase yields MADKYLELVNTGFTKNLAKTLGLPRPSILRRHTPGAPLVPGPVLLLGNSPASQGLSDTMLGWGLDVRRHAVGEGKIGAIILMLDNVAEPGELSEPMLAAGHALRQLAPGGRVVSFSRPAGGTDAPAQAAARQGIDGAVRSLGRELRGGATANGVVLGERVDATAPSALAALRFLLSGRSAYVDGQFLHVDSTDGELPADFEKPLAGKVAVVTGAARGIGAAIAKTLRRDGATVVVVDVPAAGDALAKVANQVSGTALQLDITREDAGAVIIEHATSRHGKLDIVIHNAGITRDKLLANMDAAKWNSVIAVNLESQLRMNEAFLAAGLPGLRVVALASTSGIAGNRGQTNYAASKGGVIGMVRASAAGFAARGGGINAVAPGFIETDMTARIPVATRTVARMLMPSLMQGGLPLDVAEAIGFLASDSAAGINGSTLRVCGQSLVGA; encoded by the coding sequence ATGGCCGACAAGTACCTTGAACTCGTCAACACCGGCTTCACCAAGAACCTCGCCAAGACCCTGGGCCTGCCGCGGCCCTCGATCCTGCGCCGCCACACCCCCGGGGCGCCGCTGGTGCCCGGCCCCGTGTTGCTGCTTGGAAACTCCCCGGCCTCGCAGGGACTCTCCGACACCATGCTCGGCTGGGGACTGGATGTGCGCAGGCACGCCGTGGGTGAAGGCAAGATCGGCGCGATCATCCTGATGCTCGACAACGTTGCCGAACCGGGTGAGCTCTCCGAACCGATGCTCGCCGCCGGGCACGCGCTGCGCCAGCTTGCCCCGGGCGGGCGTGTCGTTTCCTTCAGCCGCCCGGCCGGTGGCACCGACGCGCCGGCGCAGGCCGCGGCCCGCCAGGGCATCGACGGCGCGGTGCGTTCCCTGGGCCGCGAACTTCGCGGCGGGGCGACGGCCAACGGCGTGGTGCTCGGCGAGCGCGTCGACGCCACGGCTCCCTCCGCACTTGCCGCGTTGCGTTTCCTGCTGTCCGGGCGCAGCGCCTACGTCGACGGCCAATTCCTGCACGTGGATTCCACGGACGGCGAGCTCCCGGCGGACTTCGAGAAGCCGTTGGCCGGAAAGGTCGCCGTGGTGACGGGTGCAGCCCGCGGCATCGGCGCGGCCATCGCCAAGACCTTGCGGCGCGACGGCGCAACCGTTGTTGTCGTTGACGTTCCGGCGGCGGGGGATGCGCTGGCGAAGGTCGCCAACCAGGTTTCCGGGACCGCCCTGCAGCTGGATATCACCCGCGAGGACGCCGGTGCCGTGATCATCGAGCATGCGACGTCGAGGCACGGGAAGCTGGACATCGTGATCCACAATGCCGGCATCACCCGCGACAAGTTGCTGGCCAACATGGACGCAGCGAAGTGGAACTCGGTCATCGCCGTCAACCTTGAATCGCAGTTGCGGATGAACGAGGCGTTCCTGGCGGCGGGGCTTCCGGGCCTGCGGGTCGTGGCCCTGGCCTCGACCTCGGGCATTGCCGGGAACCGCGGGCAGACCAACTATGCGGCCTCCAAGGGCGGTGTCATCGGCATGGTGCGCGCCAGCGCGGCGGGCTTCGCCGCCCGGGGCGGCGGCATCAACGCGGTGGCCCCGGGTTTCATCGAGACGGACATGACGGCCAGGATCCCGGTGGCAACGCGCACCGTGGCGCGTATGCTCATGCCGTCGCTGATGCAGGGCGGATTGCCGCTGGATGTCGCCGAGGCCATCGGCTTCCTGGCATCGGACTCGGCCGCGGGCATCAACGGGTCCACGCTGCGAGTGTGCGGCCAGTCGCTGGTTGGTGCATGA
- a CDS encoding acyl-CoA dehydrogenase family protein has protein sequence MTQLKTITDVLDSQMLERFRARATNYDSENTFCNDDFNELKEAGYLKAMLPVELGGFGWGMETMTGAQRLLGSYAPATALAVNMHLVWTGVATLLAARGDGRLKMVLDWVAAGEVMAFGVSEAGNDEVLFDSVTSAIRAEDGSYAYTGVKVFTSLAPVWTKLGVFGKDTGAEAPTLVHGFLDRDTPGIEIPENWNTLGMRATQSNTTILTGARVPAEQIHTVLPVGPVADPLVFGIFASFLSLTASVYVGLAERGMQLAAANPANRKSLKNAGRSYDQDPDIRWQVAEAGMMVLQLDAMLRMTTRDLDDLIDHGPAWFPRLVTLRTQAGDTARACVEVAAKVSGGGQYFRGSELERLYRDALASLYHPSNAESAHSTVASWLLGPVES, from the coding sequence ATGACCCAGTTGAAAACCATTACCGACGTGCTCGACTCGCAGATGCTCGAGCGTTTCCGCGCCCGTGCCACGAACTACGATTCCGAGAACACCTTCTGCAACGACGACTTCAACGAGCTGAAGGAAGCCGGCTACCTCAAGGCGATGCTGCCGGTGGAGCTCGGCGGATTCGGCTGGGGCATGGAAACCATGACGGGCGCCCAGCGGCTGCTGGGTTCCTACGCTCCAGCCACCGCGTTGGCGGTGAACATGCACCTGGTGTGGACCGGTGTTGCCACGCTGCTTGCCGCACGCGGGGATGGCCGCCTGAAGATGGTGCTTGACTGGGTCGCCGCCGGGGAAGTAATGGCCTTTGGAGTGTCGGAGGCCGGGAACGACGAGGTGCTCTTCGACTCGGTCACGTCCGCAATTCGGGCGGAAGACGGTTCCTACGCCTACACCGGGGTCAAGGTCTTCACCTCCCTGGCTCCGGTTTGGACAAAGCTCGGGGTTTTCGGAAAGGACACCGGAGCCGAGGCCCCGACCCTGGTCCATGGTTTCCTGGACCGGGACACCCCGGGCATCGAAATCCCCGAGAACTGGAACACGCTGGGGATGCGGGCCACGCAGTCGAACACCACGATCCTCACCGGCGCCCGGGTCCCCGCCGAGCAGATCCACACCGTGCTGCCCGTGGGCCCGGTGGCGGACCCGCTAGTGTTCGGCATCTTTGCGTCTTTCCTGTCGCTGACGGCCTCCGTCTACGTGGGCCTGGCCGAACGCGGCATGCAACTGGCCGCGGCGAATCCCGCCAACCGGAAATCGCTCAAGAACGCGGGCCGCAGCTATGACCAGGACCCGGACATCCGTTGGCAGGTGGCCGAGGCCGGCATGATGGTGTTGCAGCTGGATGCGATGCTGCGGATGACCACCCGGGACCTGGATGACCTGATTGACCACGGTCCGGCTTGGTTCCCGCGGTTGGTCACCCTGCGCACGCAGGCGGGGGACACCGCCCGGGCGTGCGTTGAGGTCGCGGCAAAGGTCTCCGGCGGCGGCCAGTACTTCAGGGGCTCCGAACTCGAACGACTCTACCGCGACGCGCTTGCCAGCCTGTACCACCCCTCAAACGCCGAATCGGCGCACTCCACCGTCGCGTCTTGGCTGTTGGGTCCCGTGGAGTCCTAG
- a CDS encoding fluoride efflux transporter FluC, with translation MDGVNRPNHLKWRMWAVVAVGGAFGAASRETFSLLVPEVGGVPVAIAIVNILGAFLLGFLYEALTRPGISGDRASRLKLLLGTGFCGGFTTYSSLAVDTAVLGIHGRPGTALLYVMGTVVLGACATWAGIIAGSRSAKAAREAQ, from the coding sequence ATGGACGGCGTGAACCGCCCCAACCACCTGAAGTGGCGGATGTGGGCGGTTGTTGCCGTCGGCGGAGCCTTCGGGGCCGCGTCCCGCGAGACGTTTTCACTGCTCGTTCCCGAGGTGGGCGGTGTTCCCGTCGCCATTGCCATTGTCAACATCCTGGGCGCGTTCCTGCTTGGATTCCTCTACGAGGCTCTCACCCGCCCCGGGATTTCCGGCGACCGGGCAAGCCGCCTGAAATTGCTTCTGGGCACGGGCTTTTGCGGCGGGTTCACCACCTACAGTTCACTTGCCGTGGACACCGCCGTGCTTGGCATCCACGGGCGCCCCGGGACGGCCCTGCTCTATGTGATGGGGACGGTGGTACTGGGGGCCTGTGCCACGTGGGCCGGCATCATCGCCGGATCCAGATCGGCCAAGGCCGCACGGGAGGCCCAGTAA
- a CDS encoding universal stress protein, protein MIPKPNPPRPVIVGVAPGQPPRVVEQAADFALRFGTELVCAFVDQARLPLSEGADGSVTSASIDPDLADDAGEVFDARLALELEHILKDSGVSWRTLVLAGEVSAALGRLAERIDASMIVVGTHEHSVGGSIQEFFNRSVATHLAHRQTRPVVVIPARTPGSESPLPRRDA, encoded by the coding sequence ATGATCCCGAAACCGAATCCGCCACGTCCGGTGATCGTCGGTGTGGCGCCCGGGCAGCCTCCCCGCGTCGTGGAGCAGGCCGCAGATTTTGCCCTCCGCTTCGGCACCGAATTGGTGTGCGCGTTCGTGGACCAGGCCCGCCTGCCGCTGTCGGAGGGCGCCGATGGATCCGTGACTTCCGCATCGATCGATCCCGACCTTGCCGACGACGCCGGGGAAGTCTTCGACGCCAGACTGGCCTTGGAGCTGGAACACATCTTGAAGGACTCCGGCGTCAGCTGGCGGACCTTGGTGCTGGCAGGTGAGGTATCCGCCGCCCTGGGGCGCCTCGCGGAACGAATCGACGCTTCCATGATCGTGGTCGGGACGCACGAACACTCCGTCGGCGGCAGCATCCAGGAATTCTTCAACCGCTCGGTCGCGACACACCTGGCGCACCGGCAGACCCGGCCAGTGGTGGTCATCCCGGCCCGTACACCCGGATCGGAATCGCCGCTGCCGAGGCGGGATGCCTGA
- a CDS encoding acetyl-CoA C-acetyltransferase, with the protein MSAQSDTQLVRPAVIIGGNRIPFARSNGAYSKASNQDMLTAAIDGLVARFGLQGQRVGAVAGGAVLKHSKDFNLVRECVLGTSLSPETPAYDVQMACATGMEAIGSLANKIKLGQIDSAIGGGVDTTSDAPIAVSEGLRSMLLDLSRARTTGAKLKAMSKFRPSFLAPNAPGTGEPRTGLSMGNHQALTTKAWDISREAQDELALASHKNLAAAYDRNFFDDLVTPFAGVSRDTNLRADSTLEKLASLKPAFGKNLGDAATMTAGNSTPLTDGASVVLLGSEDYARANDLPMLANFVDFEAAAVDFVHGAEGLLMAPAYAVARLLKRNNLTLQDFDFYEIHEAFAGTVLATLAAWEDAEFCKNKLGLDEPLGSIDRSRLNVNGSSLAAGHPFAATGGRIVATLAKMLHEKGSGRGLASVCAAGGQGVVAILEAR; encoded by the coding sequence ATGTCTGCACAGTCCGACACCCAGCTGGTCCGCCCGGCGGTCATCATCGGTGGCAACCGAATTCCCTTTGCACGCTCCAACGGCGCCTACTCGAAGGCGAGCAACCAGGACATGCTCACCGCGGCGATCGACGGACTGGTGGCCCGCTTCGGATTGCAGGGCCAGCGGGTGGGGGCCGTCGCAGGCGGCGCCGTGCTCAAGCACTCCAAGGACTTCAACCTGGTGCGTGAATGCGTGCTGGGAACCTCGCTTTCCCCCGAAACCCCCGCCTACGACGTTCAGATGGCCTGCGCCACGGGCATGGAAGCCATCGGCTCGCTGGCCAACAAGATCAAGCTTGGGCAGATCGACTCGGCAATCGGCGGCGGCGTCGACACGACCTCCGATGCGCCGATCGCCGTCTCCGAGGGCCTGCGCTCCATGCTGCTGGATCTCTCCCGGGCCCGCACCACCGGGGCCAAGCTCAAGGCCATGAGCAAGTTCCGTCCGAGCTTCCTGGCCCCCAACGCGCCGGGCACCGGCGAGCCGCGCACGGGCCTGTCGATGGGCAACCACCAGGCACTGACCACCAAGGCATGGGACATCAGCCGCGAGGCACAGGACGAGCTGGCCCTGGCCAGCCACAAGAACCTTGCCGCGGCCTACGACCGAAACTTCTTCGACGACCTGGTCACCCCGTTCGCCGGGGTCAGCCGCGACACCAACCTGCGTGCGGATTCGACGCTAGAAAAGCTCGCGAGCCTCAAGCCCGCCTTCGGCAAGAACCTAGGCGATGCGGCCACCATGACCGCGGGAAACTCGACCCCGCTGACCGACGGTGCCTCCGTGGTCCTGCTGGGCAGCGAAGACTACGCACGCGCCAACGACCTTCCGATGCTCGCGAACTTCGTGGACTTCGAGGCCGCCGCCGTGGACTTCGTGCACGGGGCCGAGGGCCTGCTCATGGCCCCGGCCTACGCGGTGGCCCGTTTGCTCAAGCGCAACAACCTCACCCTGCAGGACTTCGATTTCTACGAGATCCACGAGGCCTTCGCCGGAACCGTGCTCGCCACGCTTGCGGCCTGGGAGGATGCGGAATTCTGCAAGAACAAGCTCGGCCTGGACGAGCCGCTGGGCTCTATCGACCGCAGCAGGCTCAACGTCAACGGCTCCTCGCTGGCAGCCGGCCACCCGTTCGCCGCCACCGGCGGGCGCATCGTGGCCACGCTGGCGAAGATGCTCCATGAAAAGGGGTCCGGTCGCGGGCTCGCCTCCGTGTGCGCCGCCGGCGGGCAGGGTGTCGTTGCGATCCTGGAGGCGCGCTAA
- a CDS encoding urea transporter, whose protein sequence is MATVLQGLSQIFFQMNVLTGPLIVAAFAVQDWRMAVLVGLGPDSAVTSAAPERPCG, encoded by the coding sequence GTGGCAACGGTCCTCCAAGGCCTGTCGCAGATCTTCTTCCAGATGAACGTCCTGACGGGTCCGCTGATCGTGGCGGCCTTTGCGGTCCAGGACTGGCGCATGGCCGTTCTGGTTGGGCTTGGTCCTGATTCAGCTGTCACCTCGGCTGCGCCGGAGCGACCCTGTGGCTAG
- a CDS encoding TetR/AcrR family transcriptional regulator has protein sequence MNNQPADATTSQQFETSGDGRSARWDAHRAARRLELIKLARRAIHELGPNASMDDIAAQANTSKSVFYRYFGDKDGLRHAVGEYVIKKFRSGVIAAGRKSSNNGDALHAMMLAYLQMAANSPNIYFFVTASPSTDVLTDPSGAGGKVREGALNDFFEELTSMMRERMHSYMGIAPGELASPALELWPRASIGMVRAAGELWLRAPETSERPTIEELAQSITGWLTHGVAHQASAESH, from the coding sequence GTGAACAACCAACCCGCCGACGCGACAACGTCGCAACAGTTCGAAACCAGTGGCGATGGCCGCTCGGCACGCTGGGACGCGCACCGCGCAGCCCGCCGCCTGGAGCTCATAAAGCTGGCCCGCCGCGCAATCCATGAGCTGGGGCCCAACGCCTCGATGGACGACATCGCAGCTCAGGCCAACACCAGCAAGTCCGTGTTCTACCGATACTTCGGCGACAAGGACGGGCTGCGCCACGCCGTCGGTGAATACGTCATCAAGAAATTCCGCTCCGGGGTGATCGCCGCCGGACGCAAATCCAGCAACAACGGGGATGCGCTTCACGCCATGATGCTCGCCTACCTGCAGATGGCGGCAAACTCGCCGAACATCTATTTTTTTGTCACGGCGAGCCCCTCAACCGACGTCCTCACCGATCCCTCCGGCGCCGGCGGGAAGGTGCGCGAGGGCGCGCTCAACGATTTCTTCGAGGAATTGACCTCGATGATGCGTGAACGCATGCATTCCTACATGGGCATCGCTCCGGGCGAGTTGGCCAGCCCCGCGTTGGAGCTCTGGCCGCGCGCCTCGATCGGCATGGTCCGCGCAGCCGGTGAATTGTGGCTGCGCGCCCCGGAGACCAGCGAACGTCCGACCATCGAGGAACTGGCGCAAAGCATCACCGGATGGCTGACCCACGGAGTCGCCCACCAGGCCTCCGCGGAAAGCCACTAG
- a CDS encoding MaoC family dehydratase, with protein MRESLELTEVPSLGSLYAKALAMQAKGLLPGSKPALLVLPPVEHRVAGLRVDRDHLVAYQRLMGDTVREELPSVFVHGLAFPVAMSVMVRGDFPLPLLGMVHLTNSVEHLRPVSPVAELSVLAYPTGLREHRAGTQLDLVAEVREGSELVWRGVSTYLARGVWLGPKPEGEHAPRDPFVPPMRTGSWVLPADTGRAYAAVMGDYNPIHLSAPTAKALGMKRAIAHGMYLAGRALAGAAPHGAGYSWTIEFSTPVFLPSTVDVAFGDEERTTMFSGWGARSGKPHFSGSVTRT; from the coding sequence ATGCGCGAATCCCTGGAGCTAACGGAGGTCCCGTCGCTGGGTTCCCTCTATGCCAAGGCGCTGGCAATGCAGGCCAAGGGCCTGCTGCCGGGCAGCAAGCCCGCCCTGCTGGTTCTTCCCCCGGTTGAGCACCGGGTGGCCGGGCTGCGGGTGGATCGTGACCACTTGGTCGCCTACCAGCGGCTGATGGGCGACACCGTGCGCGAGGAACTGCCCAGTGTCTTTGTGCATGGGCTGGCCTTCCCCGTGGCCATGTCCGTGATGGTGCGCGGGGACTTCCCGCTTCCGCTGCTTGGCATGGTGCACCTGACCAACTCGGTGGAGCACTTGCGGCCAGTTTCCCCTGTGGCGGAGCTGAGCGTGCTCGCCTACCCGACGGGCCTGCGTGAGCACCGTGCGGGGACGCAGCTGGACCTTGTCGCGGAGGTCCGCGAAGGCTCGGAGCTTGTCTGGCGGGGGGTGTCAACCTACCTGGCCCGCGGCGTCTGGCTTGGGCCCAAGCCAGAGGGGGAACATGCCCCGCGGGATCCCTTTGTGCCGCCGATGCGCACCGGTTCCTGGGTGCTGCCGGCCGACACGGGGCGGGCCTATGCGGCCGTCATGGGCGACTACAACCCCATCCACCTCTCGGCTCCCACGGCCAAGGCGTTGGGCATGAAGCGGGCCATCGCCCACGGCATGTACCTTGCGGGCCGGGCGCTGGCCGGCGCTGCTCCGCACGGCGCGGGGTACTCGTGGACCATCGAGTTTTCCACCCCCGTGTTCCTGCCCTCAACCGTCGATGTCGCATTCGGCGACGAGGAGCGGACCACCATGTTCAGCGGATGGGGTGCGCGCAGCGGCAAGCCGCACTTTTCCGGGTCGGTCACCCGCACCTAG
- a CDS encoding M20/M25/M40 family metallo-hydrolase, translated as MSAEESASARIAAEDEVAGICQALIRIDTSNFGGNEGPGERSAAEYVAGLISEVGLETTLLESSPGRANVVARMEGADKSLPALIVHGHLDVVPAFKDEWSVDPFGAEIKDGMIWGRGAVDMKDMDAMILSVLREMQRDGIRPRRDLIFAFFADEEAGGDYGARWMVETHPELFEGASEAISEVGGFSATIDGKRAYLLQTAEKGIAWLKLTAAGRAGHGSQINDANAVTRLAAAVSRIGEHDWPISYTDTTRAFLEGVSSMTGIEFTDDNPEVLLNELGNVARFVGATLQNTSNPTALSAGYKHNVIPGGAEALIDVRTLPGQHEEVIAKLRELAGPDVHLTSVHQDRALEVPFAGNLVDQMVAALGREDPEAVVLPYMLSGGTDNKSLSRLGITGYGFAPLRLPEELDFTGMFHGVDERVPVDSLKFGTRVLRDLLTTY; from the coding sequence ATGTCAGCTGAAGAGAGCGCCTCCGCCCGAATCGCCGCCGAGGACGAAGTCGCGGGCATCTGCCAAGCGCTGATCCGCATCGACACCAGCAACTTCGGCGGCAACGAGGGGCCGGGGGAGCGCAGCGCGGCCGAATACGTCGCCGGGCTCATCTCTGAGGTGGGGCTGGAAACGACTCTGCTTGAATCCTCCCCGGGTCGCGCCAACGTAGTGGCCCGCATGGAAGGCGCGGACAAATCCCTGCCGGCATTGATCGTCCACGGCCACCTCGACGTGGTTCCGGCATTCAAGGACGAATGGTCGGTCGACCCGTTCGGTGCCGAAATCAAGGACGGCATGATCTGGGGACGTGGCGCCGTGGACATGAAAGACATGGACGCCATGATCCTTTCGGTGCTGCGCGAAATGCAGCGTGACGGCATCCGACCCCGCCGCGACCTGATCTTTGCGTTCTTCGCCGACGAAGAGGCCGGGGGCGACTACGGTGCCCGCTGGATGGTGGAAACCCACCCTGAACTCTTCGAAGGGGCCTCCGAGGCCATCAGCGAGGTCGGCGGCTTCTCCGCGACCATCGACGGCAAGCGGGCCTACCTGCTGCAAACGGCAGAGAAGGGCATCGCCTGGCTCAAGCTCACTGCCGCGGGCCGTGCCGGGCACGGTTCGCAGATCAACGACGCGAATGCCGTCACCCGGCTCGCCGCCGCGGTCAGCCGCATCGGCGAACACGACTGGCCGATCTCCTATACCGACACCACGCGAGCCTTCCTCGAAGGCGTCTCCTCCATGACCGGGATCGAATTCACCGACGACAACCCGGAAGTCCTGCTCAACGAATTGGGCAACGTGGCCAGGTTCGTCGGAGCGACCCTGCAAAACACCTCCAACCCCACCGCACTGTCCGCCGGGTATAAGCACAACGTGATTCCGGGGGGCGCCGAGGCCCTGATCGACGTCAGGACCCTGCCGGGCCAGCACGAGGAAGTCATCGCCAAGTTGCGCGAGCTTGCCGGCCCCGACGTACACCTGACCTCGGTCCACCAGGATCGCGCCCTGGAGGTTCCCTTCGCCGGAAACCTGGTTGACCAGATGGTTGCGGCCCTGGGCCGCGAGGATCCCGAGGCCGTGGTGCTTCCCTACATGCTCTCCGGCGGCACCGACAACAAGTCGCTTTCGCGGCTGGGCATCACCGGCTACGGGTTCGCCCCGCTGCGGCTGCCCGAGGAACTGGATTTCACCGGAATGTTCCACGGCGTCGACGAGCGTGTGCCCGTCGATTCGTTGAAGTTCGGGACCAGGGTCCTGCGCGACCTGCTGACCACCTACTAG
- a CDS encoding HoxN/HupN/NixA family nickel/cobalt transporter, producing MASPTPCAREVIRVFIPVVLLHVLGLGTFFVVIYPQHIQWGSSIFGVGVAVTAYILGVKHAFDADHIAAIDNTTRKLVDMKMPAAGVGLYFSLGHSTVVFLMAAMLALGVSWAVGLAADGNGIRTALGVFGTLVSGVFLILIGLINAVSFFGILRVWRRARTGTLNEKELERQLDGRGFINRLLRPLVKSVDRPAKMYGVGFLFGLGFDTASEIALLLLAGTGVAGGLPWYAVLCLPLIFAAGMSLFDTLDSAVMVKAYSWAAINPVRKVYYSLTVTGISVMVAVVIGGVELIGLLNEKLGLSDPFTLWIAGFDLESIGYLVVGVLAAAWLGSTAFWKWGRVEERWAQKRESGEVVGEQS from the coding sequence ATGGCCTCCCCAACCCCCTGCGCGCGAGAGGTCATCCGGGTTTTCATCCCCGTCGTCCTGCTGCACGTCCTTGGCCTGGGGACGTTTTTCGTCGTGATCTATCCCCAACACATCCAATGGGGGTCATCGATTTTTGGTGTTGGGGTTGCCGTCACCGCCTACATCCTCGGCGTCAAGCATGCCTTTGACGCCGACCACATCGCCGCGATCGACAACACCACGCGCAAGCTGGTCGACATGAAAATGCCGGCTGCGGGCGTCGGGCTGTACTTTTCGCTGGGCCACTCCACCGTCGTCTTCCTCATGGCGGCGATGCTCGCGCTCGGTGTTTCCTGGGCGGTCGGGCTGGCCGCCGACGGCAACGGCATACGCACTGCACTTGGCGTTTTCGGCACGCTGGTCTCCGGCGTTTTCCTGATCCTGATTGGCCTGATCAACGCGGTGTCCTTCTTCGGCATCCTCAGGGTGTGGCGCCGGGCCCGGACGGGGACGTTGAACGAAAAGGAGCTCGAAAGGCAGCTGGACGGGCGCGGCTTCATCAACCGGCTGCTGCGGCCGCTGGTCAAGTCAGTTGACCGCCCCGCAAAGATGTACGGCGTCGGGTTCCTCTTTGGCCTCGGGTTCGACACCGCCAGCGAGATCGCCCTGCTGCTCCTGGCCGGAACCGGGGTCGCCGGCGGCCTGCCCTGGTACGCGGTGCTGTGCCTTCCGTTGATCTTCGCGGCCGGCATGAGCCTGTTTGACACGCTCGATTCCGCGGTCATGGTCAAGGCATACTCCTGGGCGGCCATCAACCCGGTTCGCAAGGTGTACTACAGCCTGACCGTCACCGGCATCTCGGTCATGGTGGCCGTGGTGATCGGCGGGGTGGAACTGATCGGCCTGCTCAATGAAAAGCTCGGCCTGAGCGATCCCTTCACCCTGTGGATTGCCGGATTCGACCTCGAAAGCATCGGGTACCTGGTGGTTGGCGTCCTTGCGGCGGCCTGGTTGGGCTCGACGGCTTTTTGGAAGTGGGGGCGTGTCGAGGAACGCTGGGCCCAGAAGCGCGAATCCGGCGAGGTTGTGGGCGAGCAGAGCTAG
- a CDS encoding glycosyltransferase gives MNVYIRHLALALAKDGAIVDVFTRGATESRATAMAPGITCHEVQGGPPGKLTKEELGSHLEICAEAILDYAADFPAYDVIHSHYWMSGIVGLRLREAWGVPLVHTMHTMGKVKKASAKTEESGARIAGEMQICARADRLTANTPAEVAELIELYGAAADRIDVVAPGVDLEAFYPGVCAERIGAPNSLRVVFAGRIQKLKGPQILVRALGILARERPELDVKLSVIGARSGAKELNLQKLVEAESVEHLVRFSLPMPAGHLARAFRCADVVAVPSYSESFGLVALEAQACGTPVLAHRVGGLPYAVQDGVTGILIDDTEPESWARELARLAEDPDLRRTLGAQAAAFASAHGWEQTAASSMISYDRARHGSPSVGPRELQSPPAA, from the coding sequence ATGAACGTGTACATCCGCCACCTTGCCCTCGCCCTGGCCAAGGACGGGGCAATCGTCGATGTCTTCACCCGAGGCGCCACCGAATCCCGTGCCACGGCCATGGCCCCCGGCATCACCTGCCACGAAGTGCAGGGTGGACCTCCGGGCAAGCTCACCAAGGAGGAGCTGGGCAGCCACCTCGAGATATGCGCAGAGGCGATCCTCGACTATGCGGCGGACTTCCCCGCCTACGATGTAATCCACTCACACTACTGGATGTCGGGGATCGTGGGCCTTCGGCTGCGCGAGGCCTGGGGCGTTCCGTTGGTGCACACCATGCACACCATGGGCAAGGTCAAGAAGGCATCGGCCAAGACCGAGGAATCGGGGGCACGGATCGCCGGGGAAATGCAGATTTGCGCGCGGGCCGACCGCCTCACCGCCAACACACCCGCCGAGGTTGCCGAGCTTATCGAGTTGTACGGCGCGGCGGCGGACCGGATCGATGTGGTGGCGCCCGGCGTCGACCTCGAGGCGTTCTATCCCGGCGTGTGTGCGGAGCGCATCGGTGCTCCTAATTCCTTGCGCGTGGTGTTTGCGGGACGAATCCAAAAGCTGAAGGGCCCGCAGATCCTGGTACGCGCCCTGGGCATCCTGGCCCGCGAACGACCCGAGCTGGACGTGAAGCTCTCGGTGATCGGTGCCAGGTCCGGCGCCAAGGAGCTGAACCTGCAAAAGCTCGTCGAGGCCGAGTCCGTTGAGCATCTAGTGCGGTTCTCGCTGCCCATGCCCGCCGGGCACCTGGCGCGCGCGTTTCGGTGCGCCGACGTTGTTGCGGTCCCTTCTTACAGCGAATCGTTCGGTCTGGTGGCACTCGAGGCGCAGGCCTGCGGGACTCCGGTGCTCGCGCACCGGGTGGGCGGCCTGCCCTATGCGGTGCAGGACGGTGTCACCGGAATCCTGATCGATGACACCGAGCCGGAGTCCTGGGCACGCGAGCTGGCCCGGTTGGCCGAAGACCCCGACCTGCGCCGGACCCTGGGCGCGCAGGCCGCGGCCTTCGCATCCGCCCACGGGTGGGAGCAGACTGCCGCGTCGTCGATGATTTCCTACGACCGGGCCCGGCACGGCAGCCCCAGCGTGGGGCCGCGCGAACTGCAGTCTCCTCCAGCCGCATAG
- the crcB gene encoding fluoride efflux transporter CrcB, which translates to MTPWLFLALALAGGIGASVRYVADGIIRSKVPAGYPWPTTLINVSGSMVLGFLTGLAMDSLLPADLMIVLGTGFLGGYTTFSTASYETVQLVRDRRYAAALGNGLGLAVAAVAAALLGLWLGISL; encoded by the coding sequence ATGACTCCCTGGCTGTTTCTTGCCCTTGCCCTAGCCGGCGGCATCGGGGCTTCCGTGCGCTATGTGGCCGACGGAATCATCCGCTCCAAGGTGCCGGCCGGTTATCCCTGGCCGACGACGCTTATCAACGTCTCAGGCTCGATGGTCCTCGGATTCCTGACGGGCTTGGCCATGGACTCCCTTCTTCCGGCGGATCTCATGATCGTCCTGGGCACGGGATTCCTTGGCGGATACACCACGTTCAGCACTGCCAGCTACGAAACCGTGCAACTGGTTCGGGACCGCAGGTATGCCGCGGCCCTTGGCAACGGCCTGGGGCTGGCGGTCGCAGCCGTCGCCGCGGCCTTGTTGGGCCTGTGGCTTGGAATCTCACTCTAG